A stretch of Camelina sativa cultivar DH55 chromosome 18, Cs, whole genome shotgun sequence DNA encodes these proteins:
- the LOC104761484 gene encoding 21.7 kDa class VI heat shock protein isoform X2, whose protein sequence is MTSSSGSLKLEIHTDDKTPGKWSVPLGDESFRRFLSGGGGSEKAVFGEGSLFSPFLFGKYFDPSDAFPLWEFEAEVLLASLRSLGHCRVDWSQTDQAYVLKSDLPVVGKNNVQVYVDVSGKVMEISGQWNNNKKTAVNGDWRSGRWWEQGYVRRLELPGDADSKNSEVFLSNNEDCSFLEIRIPKINSKSKF, encoded by the exons atgaCGAGTAGTAGTGGAAGCCTCAAACTAGAGATCCACACCGACGATAAGACGCCGGGAAAGTGGAGCGTACCACTCGGCGATGAATCTTTCCGAAGGTTCTTGAGCGGAGGAGGAGGCTCGGAGAAAGCTGTGTTCGGCGAGGGATCACTTTTCAGCCCATTTTTGTTTGGGAAGTACTTTGATCCATCAGATGCATTTCCGTTGTGGGAGTTTGAGGCTGAGGTTCTGCTGGCGAGCCTCAGAAGCTTAGGACACTGTAGAGTTGATTGGTCTCAGACCGATCAAGCTTATGTCCTTAAATCCGATCTCCCCG TGGTCGGGAAAAATAACGTGCAGGTGTATGTGGACGTTAGTGGAAAAGTGATGGAGATTAGTGGCCAatggaacaacaacaagaaaacagcGGTTAACGGTGACTGGAGAAGTGGCAGGTGGTGGGAACAAGGCTACGTCCGTCGTCTCGAGCTCCCCGGCGACGCCGACTCTAAAAACTCCGAAG TTTTCCTCTCCAACAACGAAGACTGCTCTTTCTTAGAGATCCGAATCCCTAAGATTAATTCTAAGAGCAAGTTTTAA
- the LOC104761487 gene encoding transcription factor ILR3, with translation MVSPENANWICDLIDADYGSFTIQGPGFSWPVQQQPIGVSSNSSAGVDVSAGNSEASKEPGSKKRGRCESSSATSSKACREKQRRDRLNDKFVELGTILEPGNPPKTDKAAILVDAVRMVTQLRGEAQKLKDSNSSLQDKIKELKTEKNELRDEKQRLKTEKEKLEQQLKAMNAPQPSFFPAPPMMTTAFASAQGQAPGNKMVPIISYPGVAMWQFMPPASVDTSQDHVLRPPVA, from the exons ATGGTGTCGCCTGAAAACGCTAATTGGATATGCGACTTGATCGATGCTGATTACGGAAGTTTCACAATCCAAGGTCCTGGTTTCTCTTGGCCTGTTCAGCAACAACCTATTGGTGTTTCTTCAAAttccag CGCTGGAGTTGATGTCTCTGCTGGAAACTCAGAAGCCAGCAAGGAACCTGGATCCAAAAAGAG GGGGAGATGTGAATCATCCTCTGCCACTAGCTCGAAAGCATGTAGGGAGAAGCAGCGACGGGACAGGCTGAATGACAA GTTTGTGGAATTGGGTACAATTTTGGAGCCTGGAAATCCTCCCAAAACAGATAAGGCTGCTATCTTGGTAGATGCTGTCCGCATGGTGACACAGCTACGGGGCGAGGCCCAGAAGCTGAAGGACTCTAATTCAAGTCTCCAGGACAAAATCAAAGAGTTGAAG ACTGAGAAAAACGAGCTGCGAGATGAGAAACAGAGGCTGAAGACAGAGAAAGAAAAGCTGGAACAGCAGCTGAAGGCCATGAATGCTCCTCAACCAAGCTTTTTCCCAGCCCCACCTATGATGACAACTGCTTTTGCTTCTGCGCAAGGCCAAGCTCCTGGAAACAAGATGGTGCCAATCATCAGTTACCCAGGAGTTGCCATGTGGCAGTTCATGCCTCCTGCTTCAGTCGATACTTCTCAGGATCATGTCCTTCGCCCACCTGTTGCTTAA
- the LOC104761485 gene encoding kinesin-like protein KIN-14N, translated as MVGAMANNGRIRSASPVTNGSKDLTPNSAPASTTGSEYGPVEFTREDVETLLNERIKYKSKFNYKERCENMMEYIKRLRLCIRWFQELELDYAFEQEKLKNALELNEKHCADMEVSLRNKEEELNMIIEELRKNFESVQMQLAREQTEKLAANDSLGNEKETRLAVEKAQAGLVEELGKTQGDLQTANQRIQSVNDMYKLLQEYNSSLQLYNSKLQGDLDEAHETIKHGEKERTAIVENIGNLKGQFSALQDQLAASKASQEDIMKQKGELVNEIASLKVELQQAKEDRDRHLVEVQTLQTEATKYNDFKDTITELETTCSSQSTQIRELQDRLVSSERRLQVSDLTTFEKINEFEDQKQSIIDLKSRVEEAELKLVEGEKLRKKLHNTILELKGNIRVFCRVRPLLPGENNGEEGKTISYPTSLEALGRGIDLMQNAQKHSFTFDKVFLPTASQQDVFIEISQLVQSALDGYKVCIFAYGQTGSGKTFTMMGRPGNPEEKGLIPRSLEQIFETRQSLRSQGWKYELQVSMLEIYNETIRDLLSTNKEAVRTDNGVSPQKHAIKHDASGNTHVAELTILDVKSSREVSFLLDHAARNRSVGKTQMNEQSSRSHFVFTLRISGVNESTEQQVQGVLNLIDLAGSERLSKSGSTGDRLKETQAINKSLSSLGDVIFALAKKEDHVPFRNSKLTYLLQPCLGGDSKTLMFVNIAPESSSTGESLCSLRFAARVNACEIGTPRRQTNIKPLESRLSLG; from the exons atGGTGGGGGCGATGGCAAACAATGGAAGAATCCGGTCAGCTTCTCCGGTGACTAATGGGTCAAAAGATCTGACTCCGAACAGTGCTCCGGCGAGCACAACGGGATCTGAATATGGTCCTGTTGAGTTCACTAGAGAAGACGTTGAGACTCTTCTTAATGAACGAATCAAGTACAAGAGCAAATTCAACTACAAG GAACGATGTGAGAACATGATGGAATATATAAAAAGGCTTAGACTTTGCATTAGGTGGTTTCAAGAACTCGAGTTGGATTATGCGTTTGAGCAAGAGAAGTTGAAGAATGCGTTGGAATTGAATGAGAAGCATTGTGCTGACATGG AGGTTAGtttgagaaacaaagaagaggaaCTGAATATGATAATTGAAGAGCTGAGGAAAAACTTTGAATCTGTTCAAATGCAACTTGCCAGGGAACAAACGGAGAAGTTG GCTGCGAATGATTCTCTTGGAAACGAGAAAGAAACAAGACTTGCTGTTGAAAAGGCACAAGCTGGTCTTGTAGAAGAGCTAGGAAAAACACAAGGAGATCTTCAAACGGCTAACCAGAGG ATACAATCGGTAAATGACATGTACAAACTGTTGCAAGAGTATAACTCAAGCTTGCAGCTGTATAACAGCAAGCTACAAGGTGATCTTGATGAAGCTCATGAAACTATAAAACACGGTGAGAAAGAAAGGACTGCCATTGTCGAAAATATTGGCAACTTGAAGGGTCAATTTTCAGCGTTACAGGATCAGCTTGCTGCTTCTAAG GCTTCTCAAGAAGATATCATGAAGCAGAAAGGTGAACTGGTAAACGAAATTGCGAGTCTCAAAGTCGAGCTTCAGCAGGCCAAGGAAGACCGTGATCGCCATTTAGTGGAAGTACAAACCTTACAAACCGAGGCAACCAAGTACAATGACTTCAAAGACACCATAACTGAACTTGAG ACTACATGTTCGTCCCAGAGTACTCAGATACGAGAGTTACAGGATCGACTAGTGTCTTCTGAGAGGCGACTGCAG GTGTCTGATCTAACTACctttgagaaaataaatgagtTTGAAGACCAGAAGCAAAGCATTATCGATCTGAAAAGTCGAGTAGAAGAAGCAGAACTTAAACTCGTTGAAGGGGAAAAACTACGGAAGAAGTTGCACAATACCATTCTT GAATTGAAAGGCAATATACGTGTGTTCTGTAGAGTTAGACCTCTATTGCCGGGTGAGAATAATGGTGAAGAGGGAAAAACTATTTCTTACCCGACATCTCTAGAAGCACTTGGTCGCGGTATTGACTTGATGCAAAATG CGCAAAAGCATTCTTTCACATTTGATAAGGTGTTTTTGCCAACTGCATCACAACAAGACGTTTTCATAGAGATTTCTCAACTTGTTCAAAGTGCTCTCGATGGTTATAAG GTGTGCATTTTTGCATATGGACAGACTGGGTCGGGGAAAACTTTTACAATGATGGGTAGACCAGGAAACCCCGAGGAGAAAGGGCTGATCCCACGTTCTTTGGAGCAAATATTTGAAACGAGGCAGTCTCTTCGATCTCAGGGTTGGAAATATGAATTGCAG GTATCTATGTTGGAAATATACAATGAAACGATCCGAGATCTCTTGTCAACAAACAAAGAAGCAGTCAGAACAGACAATGGTGTTTCTCCACAGAAACATGCTATTAAACATGACGCTAGTGGAAACACGCATGTTGCTGAGCTTACTATTTTGGATGTTAAAAGCTCTCGGGAGGTTTCATTCCTCTTAGATCATGCTGCTCGTAACAG ATCGGTGGGGAAGACTCAGATGAATGAGCAATCGTCTAGAAGCCATTTTGTTTTCACACTAAGAATCTCTGGTGTTAACGAG AGCACTGAGCAACAAGTACAAGGTGTCTTGAACCTGATTGATCTTGCGGGGAGTGAGCGTTTATCGAAGAGTGGATCAACCGGAGATAGACTTAAAGAAACTCAA gCAATCAACAAAAGTTTGTCGTCTCTAGGCGATGTCATATTCGCcttagcaaagaaagaagatCATGTACCATTCCGAAACTCAAAGCTCACATATCTTCTCCAG CCTTGCTTAGGCGGTGACTCGAAGACGCTAATGTTTGTGAACATTGCTCCGGAATCTTCTTCAACCGGTGAGTCTCTTTGCTCTCTTAGATTCGCAGCAAGAGTGAATGCTTGCGAGATTGGAACACCACGTAGGCAGACTAACATCAAGCCGTTGGAAAGCCGTTTGAGCCTTggatga
- the LOC104761486 gene encoding probable galacturonosyltransferase 12, whose product MQLHISPSLRHVTVVTGKGLREFIKVKVGSRKFSYQMMFYSLLFFTFLLRFVFVLSTVDSIDGEPSPCSSLACLGKRLKPKLLGRRVDSGNVPEAMYQVLQQPLSEQELKGRTDIPQRLDDFMSEVKRSKSDAREFAQKLKEMVTLMEQRTRTAKIQEYLYRHVASSSIPKQLHCLALKLASEHSINAAARLQLPEAELVPTLVDNNYFHFVLASDNILAASVVAKSLVQNALRPHKVVLHIITDRKTYFPMQAWFSLHPLSPAIIEVKALHHFDWLSKGKVPVLEAMEKDQRVRSQFRGGSSVIVANNNENPVVVAAKLQALSPKYNSLMNHIRIHLPELFPSLNKVVFLDDDIVIQTDLSPLWDIDMNGKVNGAVETCRGEDKFVMSKKFKSYLNFSNPTIARNFDPEECAWAYGMNVFDLAAWRKTNISSTYYHWLDENLKSDLSLWQLGTLPPGLIAFHGHVQTIDPFWHMLGLGYQETTSFADAESAAVVHYNGRAKPWLDIAFPHLRPLWAKYLDSSDRFIKSCHIRAS is encoded by the exons atGCAATTGCATATATCTCCGAGCTTGAGACATGTGACAGTGGTCACAGGGAAAGGGTTGAGAGAGTTCATAAAAGTGAAGGTTGGTTCTAGAAAATTCTCTTATCAAATGATGTTTTATTCTTTgctcttcttcacttttcttctccGGTTCGTCTTCGTCCTCTCCACCGTTGATTCTATCGACGGCGAGCCCTCTCCTTGCTCATCTCTTG CTTGCTTGGGGAAGAGACTAAAGCCAAAACTTTTAGGAAGAAGGGTTGATTCTGGT AATGTTCCGGAAGCTATGTACCAAGTTTTACAACAGCCTTTAAGCGAACAAGAACTCAAAGGAAGAACAGATATACCTCAAAGACTTGATGATTTCATGTCTGAAGTCAAAAGAAGCAAATCAGACGCAAGAGAATTTGCTCAAAAGCTAAAAGAAATGGTGACATTGATGGAACAAAGAACAAGAACGGCTAAGATCCAAGAGTATTTATATCGACACGTCGCATCAAGCAGCATACCTAAACAACTTCACTGTTTAGCTCTTAAACTAGCCAGCGAACATTCGATAAACGCAGCTGCGCGTCTCCAGCTTCCAGAAGCTGAGCTAGTCCCAACCTTAGTCGACAACAACTACTTTCACTTTGTCTTGGCTTCAGACAATATTCTTGCAGCTTCGGTTGTGGCCAAGTCTTTGGTTCAAAACGCTTTAAGACCTCATAAGGTCGTTCTTCACATCATAACGGATAGGAAAACTTACTTCCCAATGCAAGCTTGGTTCTCATTGCATCCTCTGTCTCCAGCAATAATTGAGGTCAAGGCTTTGCatcattttgattggttatCGAAAGGGAAAGTTCCGGTTCTGGAAGCTATGGAGAAAGATCAAAGAGTGAGGTCTCAATTCAGAGGTGGATCATCGGTTATTGTGGCTAATAACAACGAGAATCcggttgttgttgctgctaaGTTACAAGCGCTTAGCCCAAAATACAACTCCTTGATGAACCACATCCGTATTCATCTACCAGAG TTGTTTCCAAGCCTAAACAAGGTTGTGTTTCTAGACGATGACATTGTAATCCAAACTGATCTATCACCTCTTTGGGACATTGACATGAATGGGAAAGTAAATGGAGCAGTGGAGACATGTAGAGGAGAAGACAAGTTTGTGATGTCAAAGAAGTTCAAGAGTTACCTCAACTTCTCAAACCCAACAATTGCCAGAAACTTTGATCCAGAGGAATGCGCTTGGGCTTACGGGATGAATGTTTTCGACTTAGCGGCTTGGAGAAAGACTAACATAAGCTCCACTTACTATCACTGGCTTGATGAG AACTTAAAATCAGACCTGAGTTTGTGGCAGCTGGGAACTTTGCCTCCTGGGTTGATAGCTTTCCACGGTCATGTACAGACCATAGATCCGTTCTGGCATATGCTCGGTCTGGGATACCAAGAGACCACGAGCTTTGCTGATGCTGAAAGTGCGGCTGTTGTACATTACAATGGAAGAGCTAAGCCTTGGCTTGATATAGCTTTTCCACATCTACGTCCTCTCTGGGCTAAGTATCTTGATTCCTCTGACAGGTTCATCAAGAGCTGTCACATTAGAGCATCATGA
- the LOC104761484 gene encoding 21.7 kDa class VI heat shock protein isoform X1: protein MTSSSGSLKLEIHTDDKTPGKWSVPLGDESFRRFLSGGGGSEKAVFGEGSLFSPFLFGKYFDPSDAFPLWEFEAEVLLASLRSLGHCRVDWSQTDQAYVLKSDLPVVGKNNVQVYVDVSGKVMEISGQWNNNKKTAVNGDWRSGRWWEHGYVRRLELPGDADSKNSEVFLSNNEDCSFLEIRIPKINSKSKF, encoded by the exons atgaCGAGTAGTAGTGGAAGCCTCAAACTAGAGATCCACACCGACGATAAGACGCCGGGAAAGTGGAGCGTACCACTCGGCGATGAATCTTTCCGAAGGTTCTTGAGCGGAGGAGGAGGCTCGGAGAAAGCTGTGTTCGGCGAGGGATCACTTTTCAGCCCATTTTTGTTTGGGAAGTACTTTGATCCATCAGATGCATTTCCGTTGTGGGAGTTTGAGGCTGAGGTTCTGCTGGCGAGCCTCAGAAGCTTAGGACACTGTAGAGTTGATTGGTCTCAGACCGATCAAGCTTATGTCCTTAAATCCGATCTCCCCG TGGTCGGGAAAAATAACGTGCAGGTGTATGTGGACGTTAGTGGAAAAGTGATGGAGATTAGTGGCCAatggaacaacaacaagaaaacagcGGTTAACGGTGACTGGAGAAGTGGCAGGTGGTGGGAACACGGCTACGTCCGTCGTCTCGAGCTCCCCGGCGACGCCGACTCTAAAAACTCCGAAGTTTTCCTCTCCAACAACGAAGACTGCTCTTTCTTAGAGATCCGAATCCCTAAGATTAATTCTAAGAGCAAGTTTTAA
- the LOC104761484 gene encoding 21.7 kDa class VI heat shock protein isoform X4, whose amino-acid sequence MTSSSGSLKLEIHTDDKTPGKWSVPLGDESFRRFLSGGGGSEKAVFGEGSLFSPFLFGKYFDPSDAFPLWEFEAEVLLASLRSLGHCRVDWSQTDQAYVLKSDLPGTYVYVDVSGKVMEISGQWNNNKKTAVNGDWRSGRWWEQGYVRRLELPGDADSKNSEVFLSNNEDCSFLEIRIPKINSKSKF is encoded by the exons atgaCGAGTAGTAGTGGAAGCCTCAAACTAGAGATCCACACCGACGATAAGACGCCGGGAAAGTGGAGCGTACCACTCGGCGATGAATCTTTCCGAAGGTTCTTGAGCGGAGGAGGAGGCTCGGAGAAAGCTGTGTTCGGCGAGGGATCACTTTTCAGCCCATTTTTGTTTGGGAAGTACTTTGATCCATCAGATGCATTTCCGTTGTGGGAGTTTGAGGCTGAGGTTCTGCTGGCGAGCCTCAGAAGCTTAGGACACTGTAGAGTTGATTGGTCTCAGACCGATCAAGCTTATGTCCTTAAATCCGATCTCCCCGGTACGTAC GTGTATGTGGACGTTAGTGGAAAAGTGATGGAGATTAGTGGCCAatggaacaacaacaagaaaacagcGGTTAACGGTGACTGGAGAAGTGGCAGGTGGTGGGAACAAGGCTACGTCCGTCGTCTCGAGCTCCCCGGCGACGCCGACTCTAAAAACTCCGAAG TTTTCCTCTCCAACAACGAAGACTGCTCTTTCTTAGAGATCCGAATCCCTAAGATTAATTCTAAGAGCAAGTTTTAA
- the LOC104761491 gene encoding protein YIF1A isoform X2 produces the protein MYNNMGPQPGMPMHQGIPQPGMPMHPAIPQPSPSEYVQSNISRYFSDPQYYFQVNDQYVRNKLKIVLFPFLHRGHWTRISEPVGGRLSYKPPIYDINAPDLYIPLMAFGTYVVLAGLSLGLYGKFSPEALNWLFVKGMVGWFLQVMLLKISLLSLGSGEAPLLDIVAYAGYTFTGLCLAVLFAEARSYDSSRHHYLLIFVALAQFPLLIWLGNISVNWLF, from the exons ATGTATAATAACATGGGACCTCAGCCTGGGATGCCAATGCATCAGGGAATTCCTCAGCCTGGGATGCCAATGCATCCGGCTATTCCTCAGCCTAGCCCCTCTGAGTATGTGCAGAGCAAC ATAAGTCGTTACTTCTCCGATCCCCAATACTATTTTCAAGTGAATGACCAATATGTGAGGAACAAATTGAAGATTGTTCTATTTCCATTCCTTCACAGG GGACACTGGACTAGAATTTCAGAACCAGTTGGGGGAAGACTTTCATACAAGCCTCCGATATACGATATAAATGCACCAGACTTATACATTCCGCTTATGGCATTTGGAACCTACGTTGTTCTTGCTGGTTTGTCACTAGGACTCTATGGGAA GTTTTCTCCAGAAGCTCTGAATTGGCTTTTTGTGAAAGGAATGGTTGGCTGGTTTTTGCAAGTCATGCTGCTGAAGATATCATTGCTTTCACTGGGTAGCGGAGAAGCACCCCTCTTGGATATTGTGGCATATGCAGGCTATACTTTCACGGGCCTTTGTCTAGCTG TTCTCTTTGCGGAAGCTAGGAGTTATGACTCAAGCAGGCATCACTACCTCTTGATCTTTGTAGCTTTAGCCCAGTTTCCTCTTCTGATCTGGCTTGGTAACATTAGTGTGAATTGGCTCTTTTGA
- the LOC104761491 gene encoding protein YIF1B isoform X1 — protein sequence MYNNMGPQPGMPMHQGIPQPGMPMHPAIPQPSPSEYVQSNISRYFSDPQYYFQVNDQYVRNKLKIVLFPFLHRGHWTRISEPVGGRLSYKPPIYDINAPDLYIPLMAFGTYVVLAGLSLGLYGKFSPEALNWLFVKGMVGWFLQVMLLKISLLSLGSGEAPLLDIVAYAGYTFTGLCLAVLGKIIWGYSYYVLIPWTCLCTGVFLVKTMKRVLFAEARSYDSSRHHYLLIFVALAQFPLLIWLGNISVNWLF from the exons ATGTATAATAACATGGGACCTCAGCCTGGGATGCCAATGCATCAGGGAATTCCTCAGCCTGGGATGCCAATGCATCCGGCTATTCCTCAGCCTAGCCCCTCTGAGTATGTGCAGAGCAAC ATAAGTCGTTACTTCTCCGATCCCCAATACTATTTTCAAGTGAATGACCAATATGTGAGGAACAAATTGAAGATTGTTCTATTTCCATTCCTTCACAGG GGACACTGGACTAGAATTTCAGAACCAGTTGGGGGAAGACTTTCATACAAGCCTCCGATATACGATATAAATGCACCAGACTTATACATTCCGCTTATGGCATTTGGAACCTACGTTGTTCTTGCTGGTTTGTCACTAGGACTCTATGGGAA GTTTTCTCCAGAAGCTCTGAATTGGCTTTTTGTGAAAGGAATGGTTGGCTGGTTTTTGCAAGTCATGCTGCTGAAGATATCATTGCTTTCACTGGGTAGCGGAGAAGCACCCCTCTTGGATATTGTGGCATATGCAGGCTATACTTTCACGGGCCTTTGTCTAGCTGTTCTTGGCAAGATAATCTGGGGATATTCTTACTATGTTTTGATTCCATGGACCTGCTTATGCACCGGGGTGTTCTTAGTGAAGACAATGAAGCGAGTTCTCTTTGCGGAAGCTAGGAGTTATGACTCAAGCAGGCATCACTACCTCTTGATCTTTGTAGCTTTAGCCCAGTTTCCTCTTCTGATCTGGCTTGGTAACATTAGTGTGAATTGGCTCTTTTGA
- the LOC104761484 gene encoding 21.7 kDa class VI heat shock protein isoform X3 translates to MTSSSGSLKLEIHTDDKTPGKWSVPLGDESFRRFLSGGGGSEKAVFGEGSLFSPFLFGKYFDPSDAFPLWEFEAEVLLASLRSLGHCRVDWSQTDQAYVLKSDLPGTYVYVDVSGKVMEISGQWNNNKKTAVNGDWRSGRWWEHGYVRRLELPGDADSKNSEVFLSNNEDCSFLEIRIPKINSKSKF, encoded by the exons atgaCGAGTAGTAGTGGAAGCCTCAAACTAGAGATCCACACCGACGATAAGACGCCGGGAAAGTGGAGCGTACCACTCGGCGATGAATCTTTCCGAAGGTTCTTGAGCGGAGGAGGAGGCTCGGAGAAAGCTGTGTTCGGCGAGGGATCACTTTTCAGCCCATTTTTGTTTGGGAAGTACTTTGATCCATCAGATGCATTTCCGTTGTGGGAGTTTGAGGCTGAGGTTCTGCTGGCGAGCCTCAGAAGCTTAGGACACTGTAGAGTTGATTGGTCTCAGACCGATCAAGCTTATGTCCTTAAATCCGATCTCCCCGGTACGTAC GTGTATGTGGACGTTAGTGGAAAAGTGATGGAGATTAGTGGCCAatggaacaacaacaagaaaacagcGGTTAACGGTGACTGGAGAAGTGGCAGGTGGTGGGAACACGGCTACGTCCGTCGTCTCGAGCTCCCCGGCGACGCCGACTCTAAAAACTCCGAAGTTTTCCTCTCCAACAACGAAGACTGCTCTTTCTTAGAGATCCGAATCCCTAAGATTAATTCTAAGAGCAAGTTTTAA
- the LOC104761489 gene encoding autophagy-related protein 18f-like, translating to MRKNGDGSSPKSPDGGVVSRSARSSFRALSNCLRVISSGASTVARSAVSAASSAVRDVDSHHDQVLWAGFDKLEKEDGDARRVLLLAFQSGFQVWDVEDTENVHVIVSAHDGQASFMQMLPNPLNSGVLDDRFYESRPLLAVCGDSSWEDKSSKQISSEDPGSETVVIPTNVYVYSLKSQSYVQTLKFRSTVYSVRCSSRIVAVLQVAQIHCFDASTLEMDYTIVTNSIVCGSLGVGYGPLAVGPRWIAYSGSRIADSSSAIFTSELLSLSSSPSVAQFARESSKQLASGIVNLGDKGYKSLSRYCSEVLPNPYIPGLKSIGVVNENVPDADSIGMVIVKNITNKSVITQFKAHKSPISALCFDPSGMLLVSASIQGHNINVFRILPTVSTSRDGNTKTFAHLFRLQRGFTNAVIQDICFSNDSNLIVVSSSRGTSHLFEINSETEGESPVPLSAINRIRSKNSSGWIGTMSDAASAAAGMVGGSVPGAITSSFCYSDEKSNNNYYGSPVDFCSKTNLLVFAPSGCLTQYALREHSVGVGHENMAMTGFDFESGLETEGKLAVDPIRRWSMIQNQSRRETQDHHSDIYGGGTSVDSKSKVFPEVVRKQSVEESWKVTKKGTTRVEDQRHLFIFEAELQMHLQTQLPLWARRKFRFQELVLNRGGEISSGEGGGEMEIEGIQTRTIEARTRDLVPVWGYLQSPRSEQVVNESMQSQRNTTEGDKVTPLEGHGTETDLGAVHSEEEEMD from the exons ATGAGGAAGAACGGCGACGGTTCTTCTCCCAAGTCTCCGGACGGGGGAGTTGTGTCACGATCAGCTCGTAGCTCTTTTCGTGCTTTGTCTAATTGCCTTCGGGTGATTTCATCTGGTGCTTCTACGGTTGCTCGTTCCGCTGTTTCTGCTGCTTCTTCCGCCGTCAGGGACGTTGATTCTCATCACGATCAG GTACTATGGGCGGGGTTTGATAAGCTAGAGAAAGAGGATGGTGATGCTCGAAGAGTTCTTCTACTAGCATTTCAGTCTGGGTTTCAAGTTTGGGATGTTGAAGATACTGAGAATGTTCACGTTATTGTTTCTGCACATGATGGTCAAGCATCTTTTATGCAAATGCTACCCAATCCATTAAACTCTGGAGTGTTAGATGACAGGTTCTATGAGAGCCGTCCGCTTTTGGCTGTGTGTGGTGACAGTTCTTGGGAGGATAAGTCAAGTAAACAGATCAGTTCTGAGGATCCCGGAAGTGAAACCGTTGTTATTCCTACTAATGTCTATGTCTACTCGTTAAAGTCTCAGTCTTATGTGCAAACTTTGAAATTCCGGTCTACCGTCTACTCGGTTAGATGCAGTTCTCGGATTGTAGCTGTTCTACAAGTAGCTCAG ATACATTGCTTTGATGCTTCAACATTGGAAATGGACTACACGATTGTCACTAACTCCATTGTGTGTGGCTCCTTGGGTGTTGGATATGGCCCTCTTGCTGTTGGTCCACGATGGATTGCGTATAGCGGAAGTCGTATTGCTGACTCAAGTTCTGCAATTTTCACTTCAGAACTTCTCTCACTGTCCTCATCACCCAGTGTTGCACAATTTGCCAGAGAATCGAGTAAGCAGCTCGCCTCTGGGATAGTAAATCTTGGAGACAAAGGGTACAAGTCATTGTCTCGATACTGTTCAGAGGTTCTGCCTAATCCATATATTCCTGGTTTGAAAAGCATTGGAGTTGTTAATGAAAATGTGCCAGATGCAGATAGCATAGGAATG GTTATTgtcaaaaatatcacaaacaaaAGCGTCATAACACAGTTTAAGGCACACAAAAGTCCAATATCAGCTTTGTGCTTTGATCCAAGCGGCATGCTTTTGGTGTCTGCTTCGATTCAGGGGCACAATATTAACGTCTTTAGAATATTGCCAACAGTCTCTACTAGCAGGGATGGGAACACAAAGACTTTTGCCCATCTGTTCAGGCTTCAACGCGGTTTTACTAATGCG gtgatACAAGACATCTGTTTCAGCAATGATAGCAATTTGATAGTGGTTAGCTCTTCAAGAGGGACAAGTCATCTGTTTGAGATTAATTCTGAGACAGAGGGAGAGTCTCCGGTTCCTTTATCTGCAATCAATAGGATAAGAAGCAAAAACAGCAGCGGATGGATTGGAACAATGAGTGATGCAGCATCTGCAGCAGCTGGAATGGTTGGAGGCTCTGTTCCGGGTGCAATCACATCCTCTTTCTGTTATTCCGATGAAAAGAGTAACAATAACTACTATGGTTCTCCTGTTGATTTTTGCTCCAAGACGAATCTTCTGGTTTTTGCTCCTTCTGGATGTCTGACACAGTATGCGTTACGTGAGCATTCGGTTGGTGTTGGTCATGAGAATATGGCGATGACAGGGTTTGATTTTGAGTCTGGTTTAGAGACTGAAGGAAAACTAGCGGTAGATCCAATAAGAAGGTGGTCCATGATCCAAAACCAATCTAGGAGGGAGACGCAAGATCACCACAGTGACATATATGGAGGTGGAACATCAGTGGACTCTAAAAGTAAAGTGTTTCCGGAGGTTGTTAGAAAACAGAGCGTTGAGGAATCTTGGAAAGTAACTAAGAAAGGAACAACCCGTGTGGAGGATCAGCGCCATTTGTTCATATTTGAAGCAGAGTTGCAAATGCATCTGCAGACTCAGCTACCGTTATGGGCAAGGCGAAAA TTTAGGTTTCAAGAACTGGTATTGAATCGGGGTGGAGAGATTAGTAGTGGTGAAGGAGGAGGGGAGATGGAGATTGAAGGCATCCAAACTCGAACAATTGAAGCAAGAACAAGAGATTTGGTTCCAGTCTGGGGATATCTCCAATCTCCAAGATCCGAACAAGTGGTAAACGA ATCAATGCAGAGTCAAAGGAACACTACAGAAGGTGACAAAGTGACTCCTCTGGAGGGTCATGGAACAGAGACTGATCTCGGGGCTGTACATAGCGAAGAAGAGGAAATGGATTAG